The Drosophila innubila isolate TH190305 chromosome 3R unlocalized genomic scaffold, UK_Dinn_1.0 2_E_3R, whole genome shotgun sequence genome has a segment encoding these proteins:
- the LOC117790404 gene encoding trafficking protein particle complex subunit 1 — protein sequence MTIFNLYIFDKMGTLMHYAEWNRTKKSGITREEEAKLTYGMLFSIKSFVSKISPHDPREGFLYYKTNRYALHYLETPSGLKFVLNTDTSAINVKELLQQLYAKVWVEYVVRDPLWMPGSVVTSELFQSKLDEFVKQSPIFGIRNI from the exons ATGACGAtatttaatctatatatatttgacaAGATGGGAACGCTAATGCATTATGCCGAGTGGAATCGTACCAAGAAATCCGGCATTACCCGTGAGGAG GAAGCCAAGCTAACATACGGCATGCTTTTTTCCATCAAATCCTTTGTCAGTAAGATATCTCCGCATGATCCGCGCGAAGGATTTCTCTACTACAAAACAAATCGCTATGCACTGCATTATCTGGAGACGCCCTCGGGATTAAA atttGTACTCAACACTGATACATCGGCCATCAACGTGAAAGAACTGCTGCAGCAACTTTACGCCAAAGTTTGGGTGGAGTATGTAGTGCGTGATCCACTGTGGATGCCCGGTTCGGTGGTTACCTCAGAGCTGTTCCAAAGCAAGCTCGATGAGTTTGTCAAGCAATCGCCCATCTTTGgcattagaaatatttaa
- the LOC117792365 gene encoding acyl-CoA Delta(11) desaturase translates to MGHLATSERVCSTTPVSSTGDGSPPLMTRRAKLSSESQARRGEDSSPESMPRAKQQPPPVQNNIMGPPASRNIPQHLVDYIPKDQIDMEKYTRNFKGDNILGWQFNAPLKWDKVIQISLLHIAAGICLITYPLVELRLPTVLFSFFMGGVAGFGVTAGAHRFWTHRSYKANSLLRTLLILSYSVAGQNTLYDWVRDHRVHHKYSETDADPHNANRGFFFSHVGWLMMLKHPDVLRRGRQIDMSDILADPVVQFHQKYFILLKVLLCFLLPTIIPVYFWDETWYNAFVQQCLFRYVFSLNFTWSVNSAAHLWGSRPYDKRIMPSENIYVSIMAMGEGWHNYHHVFPWDYKAAELGNYKVNFTTMILDTCQKLGWAWDMKQPSKELVRRTLEKYGDGTHDSQLGAATPTADKVINSTNQKVGHLHYSEVPDPELEYDAESSSTESAKLDENDNESERQKKKKLAI, encoded by the exons ATGGGTCATCTCGCTACATCGGAGCGTGTGTGCAGCACGACGCCAGTGTCCAGCACAGGCGACGGAAGTCCGCCGTTGATGACTCGCCGTGCCAAGCTGAGCAGCGAGTCGCAGGCTCGTCGCGGCGAGGATTCTTCTCCGGAATCGATGCCACGCGCCAAGCAACAGCCGCCGCCGGTACAGAATAATATAATGGGGCCACCGGCGTCAAGGAATATTCCACAGCATTTAGTCGATTACATACCCAAGGATCAAATCGATATGGAGAAATACACGCGCAATTTTAAGGGCGACAATATCCTCGGCTGGCAATTCAATGCGCCTCTCAAATGGGACAAAGTCATTCAGATATCACTGCTCCATATCGCTGCCGGAATCTGTTTGATCACTTATCCGCTGGTCGAGCTGAGGTTGCCCACAGTCCTCTTTT CCTTCTTTATGGGCGGCGTGGCGGGCTTTGGAGTCACAGCAGGCGCACATCGTTTTTGGACACATCGCAGCTACAAAGCGAACTCCCTTCTACGGACTCTTCTGATACTCAGCTATTCAGTGGCTGGCCAG AACACTTTGTATGATTGGGTGCGTGATCATCGTGTGCATCATAAGTATTCGGAAACGGATGCAGATCCTCATAATGCAAATCGCGGCTTCTTCTTCTCCCACGTCGGTTGGCTGATGATGCTCAAGCATCCGGATGTCCTGCGACGCGGCAGACAGATCGATATGTCAGACATTTTGGCCGATCCTGTAGTGCAATTCcatcaaaagtattttattttgctgaaGGTCCTGCTTTGCTTTCTCCTGCCCACCATAATACCCGTCTACTTCTGGGACGAGACCTGGTACAATGCCTTTGTCCAACAGTGCCTCTTCCGTTATGTATTCAGCTTGAACTTTACCTGGTCGGTGAACAGTGCTGCTCATCTCTGGGGATCCAGGCCATATGACAA ACGCATCATGCCCAGTGAGAATATCTATGTCTCGATCATGGCCATGGGCGAGGGCTGGCACAACTATCATCATGTCTTCCCCTGGGACTACAAAGCAGCTGAGCTGGGCAACTACAAGGTCAACTTCACTACCATGATTCTCGATACATGCCAAAAACTGGGCTGGGCTTGGGACATGAAGCAACCATCCAAGGAGCTGGTTCGTCGCACCCTCGAAAAATACGGGGACGGCACACACGATTCTCAATTGGGAGCTGCAACACCGACTGCTGACAAAGTCATCAACAGCACCAATCAGAAGGTCGGACATCTGCATTATTCCGAGGTTCCTGATCCTGAACTGGAATACGATGCAGAGTCAAGCAGCACTGAGAGTGCCAAACTGGATGAGAATGATAACGAAAGCGAGCGacagaagaaaaagaagttGGCAATCTAA
- the LOC117790112 gene encoding protein suppressor of variegation 3-7 isoform X2 — MDSKNRESSEFCTSKTSDAGDANKMASPSVTLNRIKTVEHELKIMEVEGAVTSEPSATIELHDDEVQVDVDVDVDSVPKESDVDYRQTALLGKAENLENRDPLVDERIAAKTEPSSDVESIGSYSGPDPMGLLERIDSTQEIDDDDDDGEEESVDEGSSTGSRRNNRIHRWQIWMKRWPWLLHEQSDGDFAFCLYCNVVINVNRQSKYIQQHNLSLYHQERENNYLAFKEHESQASESDNEVKHEFGSNDYVAAMKQRRANEVDTLNDFNWERWLKWHSWLERLQPAGTIGLCKCCNIRMNVEFVYLRKRHESSKGHCEAERQRQQPDKSSRKRKRSESPVETSGDNVSEKKSSSKKHAEDSTVVTASGSSAETGDRSDWLELLPNTSPQQCRCTVCNVRMHLNNFTRHLGTKVHCSNVNDHKKNTENTMELGIWAQYADMHPWLVADPTDPAWAYCQVCSMRFTYGHSEIKRLIHEKSERHQGNLAASQTAKEKKSATDDKVTQSEPEESEAQSESDGSDDSYVEEDDRLSTSQKSSDERSEVAPKATKAKRTVRHYSWLRYSKDRKKQMCKYCKVRFSNESSKLQHDQSEQHKKTMQQLKARKGKKSKKVQEQSSQDNEEEDEDENEEEQSNSESIAAEDAANDAEKASRTPNPTNKATAKIAFKQVPTTMQGKVNVWRSRFPWISYKRKEKRKNYGWCKLCDVSVFMPSCKFAARHQRSSRHTRLRLERKRAIEQPPSEGTATATAAITSTAAGSATLATGDAKQKAAMAELQAKYKWLEPDATDENRCYCKLCDTRLPIKVFYLRQHDGSRKHAESLERIGNNSKVTTTLEQPEPANRMDVDQDSDEALSVKSECSTEEQTMSKRSRRTMELRRILRILRESAGKRHEERSQIDMARDMICSSFDIVKRLRTLERDTELESRELPSSSMQHPCGMVASPSQPRDTIDLFFDSITQTMKSLPPDLAAEGKAKIMQYVSNLELRSIQRTASTPTSVHTETQTKEATEESSPTRKDGSHANQESLTSDEVIDADSETSSVIFEEQSDEYLSQLLLNNNNNHNSRDIGHLSEITLTTTQRNAKSSPSPPTNTNSNTTVKTTAPTINNGAGKNVPASLRSNLPSTEQVASKPESVDQLRVVPINKLTTPNQYHNSQSRNNVNGMTPTTTPLNRNGQSQRLVSPNTIVVNTPPSSNSSNHSHKNNAATTGVLRKIRLSNGTSSKVITFQTPPMAQQQHHNTQQPYEHENERQFPIRYSNAGNSPKNNAHFSQGQPQGLTQVQVLAQAQLRALRNTRPLMRNEPGSRPSHP, encoded by the exons ATGGACTCGAAAAACAGAGAATCTAGTGAATTTTGCACATCAAAAACGAGTGATGCCGGCGATGCCAACAAAATGGCGTCTCCGTCTGTAACTTTGAATAGGATAAAGACAGTAGAGCATGAACTGAAAATAATGGAAGTTGAGGGGGCAGTAACGTCAGAGCCATCAGCAACAATTGAGCTGCATGACGATGAAGTCCaagtcgatgtcgatgtcgatgtcgacaGTGTGCCAAAGGAATCAGACGTCGACTATCGGCAGACGGCACTCCTTGGCAAAGCGGAAAACCTTGAAAACCGAGATCCGCTTGTGGACGAGAGGATTGCCGCCAAGACGGAGCCAAGCAGCGATGTTGAGAGCATTGGTTCTTACAGTGGTCCCGACCCAATGGGTCTCCTAGAGCGCATTGACTCAACGCAAGAgatcgatgatgatgacgatgacgggGAAGAGGAGAGTGTGGACGAGGGCAGCAGCACTGGATCCCGTCGCAACAATCGAATCCATCGTTGGCAAATTTGGATGAAGCGCTGGCCCTGGTTGCTCCACGAGCAATCCGATGGCGACTTTGCGTTTTGTCTTTATTGCAACGTCGTTATCAATGTGAATAGGCAATCAAAATACATACAACAACACAATTTGTCACTCTACCACCAGGAGCGTGAGAATAATTACCTGGCATTCAAGGAACACGAGAGCCAAGCATCCGAATC TGACAATGAAGTCAAGCATGAGTTTGGGAGCAATGATTATGTGGCCGCCATGAAACAAAGACGCGCCAACGAAGTAGATACATTAAACGACTTTAACTGGGAGCGTTGGTTAAAGTGGCATTCATGGCTGGAACGCCTGCAGCCAGCGGGCACGATTGGTCTGTGCAAATGTTGCAACATCCGCATGAATGTGGAGTTTGTTTATCTGCGGAAGCGGCATGAATCTAGCAAAGGTCACTGCGAAGCGGagagacagcgacaacaaccgGATAAGTCTTCACGTAAACGCAAGCGCAGTGAAAGCCCCGTTGAAACATCCGGCGATAATGTGTCTGAGAAAAAAAGTAGCTCAAAGAAGCATGCTGAAGACTCAACTGTTGTCACTGCCAGTGGCTCCAGTGCTGAAACCGGGGATCGCAGTGATTGGTTGGAGTTGCTGCCAAATACAAGTCCACAACAATGTCGCTGCACGGTTTGCAATGTTCGTATGCACTTAAACAACTTTACGCGACATCTAGGTACCAAGGTGCACTGTAGCAATGTAAATGACCATAAGAAGAATACAGA AAATACAATGGAGCTCGGTATTTGGGCTCAGTACGCGGATATGCATCCTTGGCTTGTTGCAGATCCCACGGATCCGGCTTGGGCATATTGCCAGGTATGCAGCATGCGCTTCACATACGGCCACTCGGAAATCAAACGCTTAATTCATGAGAAATCAGAGAGACATCAAGGAAATCTAGCAGCCTCACAAACTgctaaagaaaagaaatctGCAACTGACGACAAGGTGACGCAAAGCGAACCGGAAGAGTCCGAGGCACAGAGCGAGAGTGATGGCAGCGATGACAGCTACGTCGAAGAAGACGACAGACTGTCCACTTCGCAGAAGAGTTCGGATGA ACGCTCTGAAGTAGCTCCTAAGGCGACTAAGGCTAAGCGTACTGTGCGTCATTACTCATGGCTACGGTACTCCAAGGATCGCAAGAAACAGATGTGCAAATATTGTAAGGTGCGATTCAGCAATGAGTCGAGCAAATTACAGCACGATCAAAGTGAACAACACAAGAAGACAATGCAACAACTGAAAGCGCGGAAAGGCAAAAAGTCTAAGAAAGTCCAAGAGCAAAGTAGCCAGGATAACGAAGAGGAGGACGAGGATGAGAACGAGGAAGAGCAGAGTAATTCTGAATCCATAGCGGCTGAAGATGCTGCCAACGACGCCGAGAAAGCGTCCAGAACACCAAATCCTACAAATAAAGCCACTGCCAAGATAGCCTTTAAACAAGTACCGACCACAATGCAGGGCAAGGTGAATGTATGGAGGTCGCGCTTTCCGTGGATCTCGTATAAACGCAAGGAGAAGCGTAAGAATTACGGCTGGTGCAAGTTGTGCGATGTGTCCGTCTTCATGCCCAGCTGCAAGTTTGCCGCCAGGCATCAGCGCAGCTCTCGTCATACACGACTGCGACTCGAGCGTAAACGAGCGATTGAACAGCCGCCTTCGGAGggaacagcaacggcaacggcggcGATAACTTCAACAGCAGCTGGAAGTGCTACTTTGGCAACGGGCGATGCGAAGCAGAAGGCAGCCATGGCTGAGCTGCAGGCAAAATACAAATGGTTGGAGCCGGATGCCACCGATGAAAATCGCTGTTATTGTAAACTATGCGATACCCGGCTGCCCATAAAGGTCTTCTATTTGCGCCAGCACGATGGTTCACGTAAACACGCTGAGAGCTTGGAGCGAATcggaaacaacagcaaagtcACAACAACGTTGGAGCAGCCAGAGCCAGCAAACAGAATGGATGTAGATCAGGATAGCGATGAGGCGTTGAGCGTCAA ATCGGAGTGCAGCACCGAGGAGCAAACGATGTCGAAGCGTTCGCGTCGTACGATGGAGCTGCGTCGGATTTTACGCATTCTGCGCGAATCAGCGGGAAAGCGTCACGAGGAGCGCAGCCAAATCGATATGGCCAGAGACATGATCTGTTCCTCCTTTGACATTGTTAAACGTCTGCGCACACTTGAACGCGACACTGAGTTAGAGTCACGAGAGCTGCCATCGTCGTCCATGCAACATCCGTGTGGCATGGTCGCATCTCCTTCACAGCCACGTGATACCATTGACCTCTTTTTCGACAGCATAACACAGACAATGAAAAGTCTGCCTCCAGATCTCGCTGCCGAGGGAAAGGCCAAAATTATGCAATACGTTAGCAATTTAGAATTACGCAGCATACAACGCACAGCGTCAACGCCAACTTCTGTGCATACGGAGACTCAAACAAAGGAGGCGACTGAAGAGTCTTCACCAACAAGAAAAGACGGGAGCCATGCCAATCAAGAAAGTTTGACATCTGATGAGGTTATCGATGCAGACTCGGAGACATCTTCCGTAATCTTTGAAGAACAATCTGATGAATACCTGTCGCAGTTGctactcaacaacaacaacaaccacaacagcagaGATATTGGCCATCTATCTGAAATAACATTGACGACCACGCAACGTAATGCAAAGTCAAGTCCAAGTCcaccaacaaacacaaactcAAACACGACAGTCAAAACTACAGCACCAACTATAAATAATGGAGCTGGCAAAAATGTGCCAGCAAGTTTGCGTAGCAATTTGCCATCTACAGAGCAGGTAGCATCTAAGCCAGAATCTGTTGACCAATTGCGCGTTGTGCCCATCAACAAGCTGACAACTCCAAACCAATATCACAACAGTCAATCACGAAACAACGTAAATGGAATGACACCCACAACGACCCCTTTGAATCGCAATGGACAGTCACAGAGATTGGTGTCTCCTAACACTATTGTGGTAAACACGCCGCCCAGTTCCAATTCAAGCAATCATTCGCACAAGAACAATGCGGCAACAACAGGAGTATTACGTAAAATTCGACTTAGCAATGGGACCAGCTCCAAGGTAATCACATTCCAAACACCGCCAatggcacaacaacagcaccacaACACACAGCAGCCGTACGAGCATGAGAATGAGCGACAGTTTCCAATTCGTTATTCCAATGCAGGAAATTCGCCAAAAAACAATGCACACTTTTCACAGGGTCAGCCCCAGGGTCTCACCCAAGTACAGGTTCTGGCGCAGGCTCAGCTACGTGCGCTGAGGAATACTCGTCCATTGATGCGCAATGAGCCCGGCAGCAGACCATCACATCCATGA
- the LOC117790112 gene encoding protein suppressor of variegation 3-7 isoform X1: MDSKNRESSEFCTSKTSDAGDANKMASPSVTLNRIKTVEHELKIMEVEGAVTSEPSATIELHDDEVQVDVDVDVDSVPKESDVDYRQTALLGKAENLENRDPLVDERIAAKTEPSSDVESIGSYSGPDPMGLLERIDSTQEIDDDDDDGEEESVDEGSSTGSRRNNRIHRWQIWMKRWPWLLHEQSDGDFAFCLYCNVVINVNRQSKYIQQHNLSLYHQERENNYLAFKEHESQASESDNEVKHEFGSNDYVAAMKQRRANEVDTLNDFNWERWLKWHSWLERLQPAGTIGLCKCCNIRMNVEFVYLRKRHESSKGHCEAERQRQQPDKSSRKRKRSESPVETSGDNVSEKKSSSKKHAEDSTVVTASGSSAETGDRSDWLELLPNTSPQQCRCTVCNVRMHLNNFTRHLGTKVHCSNVNDHKKNTENTMELGIWAQYADMHPWLVADPTDPAWAYCQVCSMRFTYGHSEIKRLIHEKSERHQGNLAASQTAKEKKSATDDKVTQSEPEESEAQSESDGSDDSYVEEDDRLSTSQKSSDERSEVAPKATKAKRTVRHYSWLRYSKDRKKQMCKYCKVRFSNESSKLQHDQSEQHKKTMQQLKARKGKKSKKVQEQSSQDNEEEDEDENEEEQSNSESIAAEDAANDAEKASRTPNPTNKATAKIAFKQVPTTMQGKVNVWRSRFPWISYKRKEKRKNYGWCKLCDVSVFMPSCKFAARHQRSSRHTRLRLERKRAIEQPPSEGTATATAAITSTAAGSATLATGDAKQKAAMAELQAKYKWLEPDATDENRCYCKLCDTRLPIKVFYLRQHDGSRKHAESLERIGNNSKVTTTLEQPEPANRMDVDQDSDEALSVNPHSFRSECSTEEQTMSKRSRRTMELRRILRILRESAGKRHEERSQIDMARDMICSSFDIVKRLRTLERDTELESRELPSSSMQHPCGMVASPSQPRDTIDLFFDSITQTMKSLPPDLAAEGKAKIMQYVSNLELRSIQRTASTPTSVHTETQTKEATEESSPTRKDGSHANQESLTSDEVIDADSETSSVIFEEQSDEYLSQLLLNNNNNHNSRDIGHLSEITLTTTQRNAKSSPSPPTNTNSNTTVKTTAPTINNGAGKNVPASLRSNLPSTEQVASKPESVDQLRVVPINKLTTPNQYHNSQSRNNVNGMTPTTTPLNRNGQSQRLVSPNTIVVNTPPSSNSSNHSHKNNAATTGVLRKIRLSNGTSSKVITFQTPPMAQQQHHNTQQPYEHENERQFPIRYSNAGNSPKNNAHFSQGQPQGLTQVQVLAQAQLRALRNTRPLMRNEPGSRPSHP, translated from the exons ATGGACTCGAAAAACAGAGAATCTAGTGAATTTTGCACATCAAAAACGAGTGATGCCGGCGATGCCAACAAAATGGCGTCTCCGTCTGTAACTTTGAATAGGATAAAGACAGTAGAGCATGAACTGAAAATAATGGAAGTTGAGGGGGCAGTAACGTCAGAGCCATCAGCAACAATTGAGCTGCATGACGATGAAGTCCaagtcgatgtcgatgtcgatgtcgacaGTGTGCCAAAGGAATCAGACGTCGACTATCGGCAGACGGCACTCCTTGGCAAAGCGGAAAACCTTGAAAACCGAGATCCGCTTGTGGACGAGAGGATTGCCGCCAAGACGGAGCCAAGCAGCGATGTTGAGAGCATTGGTTCTTACAGTGGTCCCGACCCAATGGGTCTCCTAGAGCGCATTGACTCAACGCAAGAgatcgatgatgatgacgatgacgggGAAGAGGAGAGTGTGGACGAGGGCAGCAGCACTGGATCCCGTCGCAACAATCGAATCCATCGTTGGCAAATTTGGATGAAGCGCTGGCCCTGGTTGCTCCACGAGCAATCCGATGGCGACTTTGCGTTTTGTCTTTATTGCAACGTCGTTATCAATGTGAATAGGCAATCAAAATACATACAACAACACAATTTGTCACTCTACCACCAGGAGCGTGAGAATAATTACCTGGCATTCAAGGAACACGAGAGCCAAGCATCCGAATC TGACAATGAAGTCAAGCATGAGTTTGGGAGCAATGATTATGTGGCCGCCATGAAACAAAGACGCGCCAACGAAGTAGATACATTAAACGACTTTAACTGGGAGCGTTGGTTAAAGTGGCATTCATGGCTGGAACGCCTGCAGCCAGCGGGCACGATTGGTCTGTGCAAATGTTGCAACATCCGCATGAATGTGGAGTTTGTTTATCTGCGGAAGCGGCATGAATCTAGCAAAGGTCACTGCGAAGCGGagagacagcgacaacaaccgGATAAGTCTTCACGTAAACGCAAGCGCAGTGAAAGCCCCGTTGAAACATCCGGCGATAATGTGTCTGAGAAAAAAAGTAGCTCAAAGAAGCATGCTGAAGACTCAACTGTTGTCACTGCCAGTGGCTCCAGTGCTGAAACCGGGGATCGCAGTGATTGGTTGGAGTTGCTGCCAAATACAAGTCCACAACAATGTCGCTGCACGGTTTGCAATGTTCGTATGCACTTAAACAACTTTACGCGACATCTAGGTACCAAGGTGCACTGTAGCAATGTAAATGACCATAAGAAGAATACAGA AAATACAATGGAGCTCGGTATTTGGGCTCAGTACGCGGATATGCATCCTTGGCTTGTTGCAGATCCCACGGATCCGGCTTGGGCATATTGCCAGGTATGCAGCATGCGCTTCACATACGGCCACTCGGAAATCAAACGCTTAATTCATGAGAAATCAGAGAGACATCAAGGAAATCTAGCAGCCTCACAAACTgctaaagaaaagaaatctGCAACTGACGACAAGGTGACGCAAAGCGAACCGGAAGAGTCCGAGGCACAGAGCGAGAGTGATGGCAGCGATGACAGCTACGTCGAAGAAGACGACAGACTGTCCACTTCGCAGAAGAGTTCGGATGA ACGCTCTGAAGTAGCTCCTAAGGCGACTAAGGCTAAGCGTACTGTGCGTCATTACTCATGGCTACGGTACTCCAAGGATCGCAAGAAACAGATGTGCAAATATTGTAAGGTGCGATTCAGCAATGAGTCGAGCAAATTACAGCACGATCAAAGTGAACAACACAAGAAGACAATGCAACAACTGAAAGCGCGGAAAGGCAAAAAGTCTAAGAAAGTCCAAGAGCAAAGTAGCCAGGATAACGAAGAGGAGGACGAGGATGAGAACGAGGAAGAGCAGAGTAATTCTGAATCCATAGCGGCTGAAGATGCTGCCAACGACGCCGAGAAAGCGTCCAGAACACCAAATCCTACAAATAAAGCCACTGCCAAGATAGCCTTTAAACAAGTACCGACCACAATGCAGGGCAAGGTGAATGTATGGAGGTCGCGCTTTCCGTGGATCTCGTATAAACGCAAGGAGAAGCGTAAGAATTACGGCTGGTGCAAGTTGTGCGATGTGTCCGTCTTCATGCCCAGCTGCAAGTTTGCCGCCAGGCATCAGCGCAGCTCTCGTCATACACGACTGCGACTCGAGCGTAAACGAGCGATTGAACAGCCGCCTTCGGAGggaacagcaacggcaacggcggcGATAACTTCAACAGCAGCTGGAAGTGCTACTTTGGCAACGGGCGATGCGAAGCAGAAGGCAGCCATGGCTGAGCTGCAGGCAAAATACAAATGGTTGGAGCCGGATGCCACCGATGAAAATCGCTGTTATTGTAAACTATGCGATACCCGGCTGCCCATAAAGGTCTTCTATTTGCGCCAGCACGATGGTTCACGTAAACACGCTGAGAGCTTGGAGCGAATcggaaacaacagcaaagtcACAACAACGTTGGAGCAGCCAGAGCCAGCAAACAGAATGGATGTAGATCAGGATAGCGATGAGGCGTTGAGCGTCAA TCCGCATTCTTTTAGATCGGAGTGCAGCACCGAGGAGCAAACGATGTCGAAGCGTTCGCGTCGTACGATGGAGCTGCGTCGGATTTTACGCATTCTGCGCGAATCAGCGGGAAAGCGTCACGAGGAGCGCAGCCAAATCGATATGGCCAGAGACATGATCTGTTCCTCCTTTGACATTGTTAAACGTCTGCGCACACTTGAACGCGACACTGAGTTAGAGTCACGAGAGCTGCCATCGTCGTCCATGCAACATCCGTGTGGCATGGTCGCATCTCCTTCACAGCCACGTGATACCATTGACCTCTTTTTCGACAGCATAACACAGACAATGAAAAGTCTGCCTCCAGATCTCGCTGCCGAGGGAAAGGCCAAAATTATGCAATACGTTAGCAATTTAGAATTACGCAGCATACAACGCACAGCGTCAACGCCAACTTCTGTGCATACGGAGACTCAAACAAAGGAGGCGACTGAAGAGTCTTCACCAACAAGAAAAGACGGGAGCCATGCCAATCAAGAAAGTTTGACATCTGATGAGGTTATCGATGCAGACTCGGAGACATCTTCCGTAATCTTTGAAGAACAATCTGATGAATACCTGTCGCAGTTGctactcaacaacaacaacaaccacaacagcagaGATATTGGCCATCTATCTGAAATAACATTGACGACCACGCAACGTAATGCAAAGTCAAGTCCAAGTCcaccaacaaacacaaactcAAACACGACAGTCAAAACTACAGCACCAACTATAAATAATGGAGCTGGCAAAAATGTGCCAGCAAGTTTGCGTAGCAATTTGCCATCTACAGAGCAGGTAGCATCTAAGCCAGAATCTGTTGACCAATTGCGCGTTGTGCCCATCAACAAGCTGACAACTCCAAACCAATATCACAACAGTCAATCACGAAACAACGTAAATGGAATGACACCCACAACGACCCCTTTGAATCGCAATGGACAGTCACAGAGATTGGTGTCTCCTAACACTATTGTGGTAAACACGCCGCCCAGTTCCAATTCAAGCAATCATTCGCACAAGAACAATGCGGCAACAACAGGAGTATTACGTAAAATTCGACTTAGCAATGGGACCAGCTCCAAGGTAATCACATTCCAAACACCGCCAatggcacaacaacagcaccacaACACACAGCAGCCGTACGAGCATGAGAATGAGCGACAGTTTCCAATTCGTTATTCCAATGCAGGAAATTCGCCAAAAAACAATGCACACTTTTCACAGGGTCAGCCCCAGGGTCTCACCCAAGTACAGGTTCTGGCGCAGGCTCAGCTACGTGCGCTGAGGAATACTCGTCCATTGATGCGCAATGAGCCCGGCAGCAGACCATCACATCCATGA